In the Planktothrix sp. FACHB-1365 genome, one interval contains:
- a CDS encoding calcium-binding protein → MTSVFDPNLIFLLYDQTLPGDTLTNDTTGGSNTVTGGTGGDTTVTGNQIPQVSDTLGASLAGTAAADIIRGNIGSDSLYGRGGNDTIFGDDGEDLIEGEAGNDYINGNQNRDSILGNEGNDTLFGGKDSDTLFGGNGQDFLSGNNDNDVLIAGSDSIGTDDSNNTLYGGAGDDCIVGGSRDDLLSGDRGQDILVGGEGQDGFLISVNSGSANPAFVDVILDYNDNNDFFFLPSDLTYSQLVIETGSLNDVNGVLIRTDDVNNPTYLAFLPGFTGNLTSGDFKSLT, encoded by the coding sequence ATGACATCCGTATTTGATCCTAACTTAATTTTCCTATTATACGACCAAACCCTTCCTGGGGACACCCTGACCAATGACACCACTGGAGGTAGTAACACCGTTACCGGGGGAACTGGCGGAGACACTACGGTGACCGGAAACCAAATTCCTCAAGTCAGTGATACCTTGGGAGCTAGTCTAGCTGGAACTGCTGCTGCTGATATTATTCGAGGAAATATAGGAAGTGATAGTTTGTATGGTCGGGGGGGAAACGACACAATTTTTGGTGATGATGGAGAGGATTTGATTGAGGGTGAAGCGGGAAATGATTATATTAATGGGAATCAAAATCGGGATTCTATTTTAGGGAATGAAGGAAATGATACCCTGTTTGGAGGGAAGGATAGTGATACCTTATTTGGCGGAAATGGACAAGATTTTTTATCAGGAAATAATGATAATGACGTCTTGATAGCGGGTAGTGATTCAATCGGAACTGATGATAGTAATAATACCCTATATGGCGGAGCGGGTGATGATTGTATCGTTGGGGGAAGTAGAGATGATTTGTTATCGGGAGATCGAGGTCAAGATATTTTAGTCGGCGGTGAAGGACAAGATGGATTTTTGATTTCTGTTAATTCAGGTAGTGCTAATCCGGCTTTCGTTGATGTCATATTAGATTATAATGATAATAATGACTTCTTTTTTCTGCCGTCAGACTTAACTTATAGTCAATTAGTCATTGAAACGGGAAGTCTTAATGACGTTAACGGTGTATTGATTCGCACAGATGATGTTAATAATCCCACTTATTTAGCATTTCTTCCCGGTTTTACAGGAAATTTAACATCTGGAGATTTTAAATCTCTTACTTAG
- a CDS encoding Npun_R2479 family HD domain-containing metalloprotein, which yields MFNATAILIDAFVQQLQAGYRRTYGGFKPDYPEIIAWAGTMALENIANCDALYHNVEHTMLVTLVGQEILRGKHIREGGVTPQDWLHFIISLLCHDIGYVKGVCRQDQESIGLYATGIGDGIVSISVGATSASLTPYHVDRGKLVIDERFGGHNLIDAEQIKRNIELTRFPVPADETHQDRHNYSGLARAADLIGQLSDPRYLRKISSLFYEFEEVGTNKVLGYKTPGDLRRNYAKFYWNGVFPYIPAALKYLELTQEGKQVVANLYANVFQVENESRILQGINQFPTEMNGGSRTDQNKDSVLNEQKPLVFSELTELNL from the coding sequence ATGTTTAATGCCACAGCCATTCTAATTGATGCCTTTGTTCAACAATTACAAGCCGGATATCGTCGCACTTATGGAGGGTTTAAACCAGACTACCCTGAGATTATTGCCTGGGCTGGAACAATGGCTTTAGAAAATATTGCCAATTGTGATGCTCTTTATCATAACGTCGAGCATACTATGTTAGTGACGTTAGTAGGACAGGAAATTTTACGCGGAAAACATATCCGAGAAGGTGGTGTTACCCCTCAAGATTGGTTGCATTTTATTATTTCCTTGCTGTGTCATGATATTGGTTATGTCAAAGGGGTTTGTCGTCAGGATCAAGAATCAATTGGTTTATATGCAACTGGAATTGGAGATGGAATTGTTTCGATTTCTGTAGGCGCCACGTCAGCTAGTTTAACCCCTTATCATGTTGATCGCGGAAAATTAGTCATTGATGAACGATTTGGTGGTCATAATTTAATTGATGCGGAACAAATTAAACGCAATATTGAATTAACTCGTTTTCCGGTTCCCGCCGATGAAACCCACCAAGATCGACATAATTATTCAGGATTAGCAAGAGCCGCAGATTTGATTGGTCAACTCAGTGATCCGCGCTATTTAAGAAAAATTAGTTCCTTATTTTATGAGTTTGAAGAAGTCGGAACAAACAAAGTTTTAGGCTACAAAACCCCTGGAGATTTACGTCGAAATTACGCTAAATTTTACTGGAATGGCGTATTTCCTTATATTCCGGCGGCTCTCAAATATTTAGAACTCACCCAAGAAGGAAAGCAAGTTGTAGCAAATCTCTACGCTAATGTCTTTCAAGTGGAAAATGAATCTCGAATTTTACAAGGAATTAATCAATTTCCTACAGAAATGAATGGCGGAAGTCGAACAGATCAAAATAAAGACAGTGTTCTCAATGAGCAAAAACCCTTAGTCTTTAGTGAATTAACGGAGTTAAATTTATAG
- a CDS encoding DUF1565 domain-containing protein, whose translation MCNQPKPIQRLTLSIPSRLYKSRGWVTTMVGFGLIASLETPVLANFQTIPTYPSLISQNLAQGSVIYVDSNTGIDSGASTGSEAGPYRSISYALQKAQPGTVIQVNPGTYSQETGESFPIVLPEEITLQGDVSTNGQNTVIMGGGNFVSPTFARQNATIRTEGNSQILGLTLTNPNTRGTALWIESSNPTVSNCTFINSKRDGVFISAEGNPKISSNIFTQNAGNGISIARSAGGEIRNNIFQNTGFGISINDEATPTITENKIIENRDGIVISHQAKPILRNNLIENNERDGVVAISQAQPDLGTATSPGQNIIRSNGRYDVYNATRGFTLTVVGNEIDQSKISGAVEF comes from the coding sequence ATGTGCAATCAACCTAAGCCGATACAACGATTGACTTTATCCATTCCCTCTAGGCTTTACAAAAGCAGGGGTTGGGTGACAACAATGGTGGGGTTCGGACTAATAGCGAGTTTAGAAACTCCCGTTTTGGCCAATTTCCAAACAATTCCAACCTATCCCTCTTTAATTTCCCAAAATTTGGCCCAAGGTTCCGTGATTTATGTTGATTCCAACACCGGAATTGATAGCGGTGCTTCCACAGGAAGTGAAGCTGGCCCCTATCGTTCGATTAGCTATGCTCTCCAAAAAGCCCAACCGGGTACGGTGATTCAAGTTAACCCCGGAACCTATAGTCAAGAAACCGGAGAGAGTTTTCCCATCGTGCTCCCAGAAGAAATCACCTTACAAGGAGATGTTTCTACCAATGGACAAAATACAGTTATTATGGGCGGGGGGAATTTTGTTAGTCCTACCTTTGCTCGACAAAATGCCACTATTAGAACGGAAGGAAACAGTCAAATTCTAGGGTTAACGCTGACAAATCCTAATACTCGTGGAACGGCTTTATGGATAGAATCTTCTAATCCTACGGTGAGTAACTGTACGTTTATTAATAGTAAGCGAGATGGGGTTTTTATTAGTGCCGAAGGTAATCCTAAAATTAGCAGTAATATCTTCACTCAAAATGCTGGAAATGGAATATCAATTGCTCGGTCAGCAGGGGGAGAAATTCGCAATAATATTTTCCAAAATACCGGGTTTGGAATCTCGATTAATGACGAAGCTACACCTACCATTACCGAAAATAAAATTATTGAAAATCGGGATGGAATTGTGATTTCTCACCAAGCTAAACCCATACTCCGCAATAATTTAATTGAAAATAATGAACGAGATGGAGTTGTTGCGATCTCCCAAGCTCAACCTGATTTAGGAACAGCCACCAGTCCCGGTCAAAATATTATTCGGAGTAATGGTCGCTATGATGTGTATAATGCGACACGCGGTTTCACCCTTACGGTGGTGGGGAATGAAATCGATCAATCCAAAATCTCCGGTGCAGTTGAATTTTAA
- the truB gene encoding tRNA pseudouridine(55) synthase TruB, with product MYGFLNLNKSAGLTSHDCVARVRRILRLKRVGHAGTLDPAATGVLPIALGKATRLLQFLPPQKAYQARIRFGVTTTTDDLEGEILTTQSIPDLQLQQIQEILPQFKGKIQQIPPLYSAIHVQGKRLYDLARKGENIEVPSRTVEIFDLKILNWYPGEFPELEIAIACGSGTYIRSIARDLGVILNCGGTLANLIRTESSGFSLDNSLTLETLETQVQQQTFFPLSPTLALNHLTIITLTDESAKRWCQGQSIAVDSEALKPHPVSVYAPENQLLGIGKFITTSDQVLLAPQVVLAEN from the coding sequence ATGTACGGGTTTCTTAACCTTAATAAATCGGCAGGATTAACCTCCCATGACTGTGTGGCGCGAGTGCGTCGAATCTTACGATTAAAACGAGTCGGACACGCTGGAACCCTAGACCCAGCCGCAACGGGAGTGTTACCTATTGCTCTAGGAAAAGCCACTCGTTTACTACAATTTCTCCCGCCTCAAAAAGCTTATCAAGCTAGAATTCGATTTGGTGTCACCACCACAACCGATGACTTAGAAGGAGAAATATTAACGACTCAATCTATACCTGATTTACAACTCCAACAAATTCAAGAAATTCTTCCTCAATTTAAGGGAAAAATTCAACAAATTCCGCCGCTTTATAGTGCCATTCATGTTCAAGGAAAACGATTATATGATTTAGCTCGAAAAGGAGAAAATATTGAAGTTCCCAGTCGGACAGTTGAAATTTTTGATCTCAAAATTTTAAATTGGTATCCAGGGGAATTTCCTGAGTTAGAAATTGCGATCGCCTGTGGTTCAGGAACTTATATTCGCTCTATTGCTAGAGATTTAGGAGTGATACTGAATTGCGGTGGAACCTTAGCTAATTTAATCAGAACAGAAAGCAGTGGTTTCTCTTTAGACAATAGTTTAACTTTAGAAACCCTAGAAACCCAAGTTCAACAACAAACATTTTTTCCCCTCTCTCCGACCTTAGCTTTAAATCATTTAACAATTATTACACTCACCGATGAATCTGCAAAACGTTGGTGTCAAGGACAATCAATTGCTGTAGATTCTGAAGCCCTAAAACCTCATCCCGTGAGTGTTTATGCTCCAGAAAATCAACTTTTAGGAATTGGAAAATTTATCACAACTTCCGATCAAGTTCTCCTCGCTCCTCAAGTTGTTCTCGCTGAAAATTAA
- the yidD gene encoding membrane protein insertion efficiency factor YidD gives MKILLITLIRGYRFLISPLFPPVCRFHPTCSQYAIEAIERFGIIQGSWLAVQRILRCHPYHPGGYDPVPPKPED, from the coding sequence ATGAAAATTCTATTAATTACCCTGATTCGAGGCTACAGATTCTTAATTTCTCCCCTGTTTCCTCCCGTTTGTCGCTTTCATCCCACTTGTTCCCAATATGCCATTGAAGCCATCGAACGGTTTGGAATCATTCAAGGCAGTTGGTTAGCCGTGCAACGCATTCTACGCTGTCATCCCTATCATCCTGGGGGGTATGATCCTGTCCCTCCCAAGCCGGAAGATTAA
- a CDS encoding DUF445 domain-containing protein, whose product MANFSDLWVLITPPIVGGIIGYFTNDLAIKMLFRPYRPLQVYGRRVPFTPGLIPRNQERLAKRISDTIMGSLLTPEELQNLARRLLETERMQAAINWFLRLALDQVKSDTERKTAKILSGILHDFIGESLPRILRVLARKEDFLAPQINQIFDQVLLEFQLSNKQSEQLSDWLLEVVLPPEVLRQALIDFLTDRNISIIDEGFREQSSGTYWVVANLLGLRHSLTRLRTFCLDEKEETNRRLAELIKSLGLGIRLQEWLQNITLQNLPVSTVKQLRKTLRDAIRIYIQEQGIDIMQGLSQSIDWDHLSTLILKRLQTSPVMNTSLELVSQELALLLERYLEQDLEKIMTQVIPILNIEQVIIDRVKGTSPENLEAAINGIVKSELQAIVNLGGILGIIVGLLQTLLLVLR is encoded by the coding sequence ATGGCTAATTTTTCTGATCTGTGGGTTTTAATTACGCCGCCAATTGTGGGGGGAATTATTGGTTATTTTACCAATGATTTAGCGATTAAAATGTTATTTCGTCCGTACCGACCCCTACAGGTTTATGGCCGAAGGGTTCCGTTTACTCCAGGTTTGATTCCGAGAAATCAAGAACGTTTAGCAAAACGAATTTCCGATACTATTATGGGGTCATTATTGACTCCAGAGGAGTTACAAAATTTAGCGCGTCGGTTGCTCGAAACTGAACGAATGCAAGCGGCTATTAATTGGTTTTTAAGATTGGCATTAGATCAAGTTAAATCTGATACAGAACGAAAAACTGCTAAGATTTTATCAGGAATTTTACATGATTTTATTGGGGAGTCTTTACCCAGGATTTTAAGAGTTTTAGCCCGGAAAGAGGATTTTTTAGCTCCTCAGATCAATCAAATTTTTGATCAAGTTTTATTAGAATTTCAATTAAGTAATAAACAATCAGAACAACTATCAGACTGGCTTTTAGAGGTTGTCTTACCTCCAGAAGTCTTGCGACAAGCTTTAATTGATTTTCTCACGGATCGAAATATTTCAATTATTGATGAGGGATTCCGCGAACAAAGTAGTGGAACCTATTGGGTGGTTGCCAATTTATTAGGATTACGCCATAGTTTAACTCGGTTGCGAACTTTTTGTTTAGATGAAAAAGAAGAAACAAATCGACGACTAGCGGAATTAATTAAATCCCTAGGATTAGGAATAAGGCTGCAAGAATGGTTACAGAATATTACCTTACAAAATTTACCGGTTTCTACCGTTAAACAACTCCGAAAAACCCTACGAGATGCCATTAGAATTTATATTCAGGAACAAGGCATTGATATCATGCAAGGGTTAAGCCAATCTATTGATTGGGATCATCTTTCAACGTTGATTTTAAAACGATTACAAACCTCTCCTGTGATGAATACGTCTTTAGAGTTAGTGAGTCAAGAATTAGCCTTACTTCTGGAACGATATTTAGAACAGGATTTAGAAAAAATTATGACTCAAGTGATTCCCATTCTTAATATAGAACAGGTGATTATTGATCGAGTTAAAGGAACTTCCCCGGAAAATTTAGAAGCCGCCATTAACGGGATTGTTAAAAGTGAATTACAGGCGATTGTTAATTTAGGGGGAATTTTAGGCATTATTGTGGGGTTATTGCAGACGCTTTTGTTAGTATTACGATAG
- the ligA gene encoding NAD-dependent DNA ligase LigA codes for MTEATPKIQQRVEELRKLLQKASYEYYVLDAPTMEDSIYDQLYRELQDLEQEYPELITPDSPTQRVGERPATPFQSVQHNIPLYSLENAFNCNELKTWQDRGQKIATNSSELPTYVCELKIDGSALALTYQNGILVRGATRGDGITGEEITQNVKTIRSIPLKLELENPPPVVEVRGEAFLSLTVFEQINQERKQAGEALFANPRNAAAGTLRQLDSKIVAQRKLDFFAYTLQIPQQDNLEITDSQTQWDNLELLQTMGFKVNPNRQVCSNLEEVIKYCEYWDQERHNLPYMTDGVVIKINPLSLQKKLGFTQKFPRWAIAYKYPAEEAPTQVKSVTVQVGRTGALTPVAELNPILLAGTTVQRATLHNRDRITELDLHLGDTVIVRKAGEIIPEVLRVLLELRPKDAKRFEMPTHCPECGQPVVQPVGEAVTRCINESCPAILQGSLIHWCSRDALDINGIGDKLVQQLVSKKLVHSVADLYDLTVEKLMVLDRMGEKSASKIEKAIATSKTQPWSRVLYGLGIRHVGSVNAELITQKFKSVEQLTQASAADIEGVYGIGPEIAYSVYQWFNLPANQDLIERLKLAELQLANSEIIDYDITNQSQSLAGKTFVITGTLATLKRDEAKKLIQNAGGKVTDSVSKKTDYVVVGEAAGSKLKKAQDLGISLLSEAELLTLLK; via the coding sequence ATGACAGAAGCCACTCCAAAAATACAACAACGAGTTGAAGAATTAAGAAAATTATTGCAAAAAGCCAGTTATGAATATTATGTCCTGGATGCTCCAACAATGGAGGATTCTATTTATGATCAATTATATCGAGAACTGCAAGATTTAGAACAAGAATATCCTGAATTAATTACCCCAGATAGTCCGACCCAACGAGTCGGAGAAAGACCCGCTACCCCATTTCAATCTGTTCAACATAATATTCCTTTATATAGTTTAGAAAATGCCTTTAATTGTAATGAGTTAAAAACTTGGCAAGATCGAGGACAAAAAATCGCCACAAATTCCTCTGAATTACCGACTTATGTGTGTGAATTAAAAATAGATGGTTCAGCCTTAGCATTAACATATCAAAACGGAATATTAGTTCGAGGCGCAACGCGCGGAGATGGAATAACCGGGGAAGAAATTACTCAAAATGTTAAAACGATTCGTTCTATTCCCTTAAAATTAGAGTTAGAAAATCCTCCGCCTGTAGTTGAAGTACGAGGAGAAGCTTTTTTATCCTTAACTGTATTTGAACAAATTAATCAAGAACGAAAACAAGCAGGAGAGGCGTTATTTGCTAATCCGAGAAATGCTGCTGCTGGAACTTTAAGACAATTAGATTCTAAAATTGTAGCTCAACGGAAGCTTGATTTTTTTGCTTATACTTTACAGATTCCTCAACAAGATAATTTAGAAATTACTGATTCCCAAACCCAATGGGATAATTTAGAATTATTACAAACAATGGGGTTTAAAGTTAATCCCAATCGTCAAGTTTGTTCTAATTTAGAAGAAGTGATAAAATATTGTGAATATTGGGATCAAGAACGGCATAATTTACCTTATATGACTGATGGGGTCGTGATTAAAATTAATCCTTTATCTTTACAGAAAAAATTAGGATTTACTCAAAAATTCCCCCGATGGGCGATCGCTTATAAATATCCCGCAGAAGAGGCCCCAACGCAAGTAAAATCCGTCACAGTACAAGTGGGGAGAACTGGGGCGTTAACCCCGGTTGCAGAACTTAACCCCATTTTACTCGCAGGAACTACAGTTCAACGAGCAACATTACATAACCGCGATCGCATTACTGAGTTAGATTTGCATCTCGGTGACACTGTAATTGTACGCAAAGCCGGGGAAATTATTCCCGAAGTGCTGAGAGTCTTATTAGAATTACGCCCCAAGGACGCTAAACGGTTTGAAATGCCCACCCATTGTCCCGAATGCGGTCAACCCGTTGTACAACCTGTGGGAGAAGCGGTGACGCGATGTATTAATGAGTCTTGTCCGGCAATTTTACAAGGATCTTTGATTCATTGGTGTTCCAGAGATGCCTTAGATATTAATGGTATTGGGGATAAATTAGTGCAACAATTAGTCAGTAAAAAATTAGTTCATTCTGTCGCTGATTTATATGATTTAACTGTTGAAAAATTAATGGTTTTAGACCGCATGGGGGAAAAATCAGCTAGTAAAATTGAGAAGGCGATCGCTACTTCCAAAACTCAACCTTGGTCGCGGGTATTATATGGGTTAGGAATTCGTCACGTTGGCAGTGTGAACGCAGAATTAATTACTCAAAAATTCAAGAGCGTTGAACAGTTAACCCAAGCATCCGCCGCCGACATTGAAGGGGTTTATGGAATTGGGCCAGAAATTGCCTATTCTGTTTACCAATGGTTTAATCTTCCCGCAAATCAAGACTTAATTGAACGATTAAAACTAGCAGAATTACAGCTTGCTAATTCTGAAATAATAGATTATGATATAACTAATCAATCTCAATCTTTAGCAGGTAAAACCTTTGTAATCACAGGAACATTAGCCACTTTAAAACGGGATGAAGCCAAAAAATTAATTCAAAATGCCGGAGGGAAAGTAACAGATTCTGTGAGTAAAAAAACCGATTATGTTGTGGTGGGAGAAGCAGCCGGATCTAAACTCAAAAAAGCCCAAGATTTAGGAATTTCCCTGTTATCTGAAGCAGAATTATTAACCTTACTCAAGTAG
- a CDS encoding DUF3493 domain-containing protein: protein MTTPKSKLSPEIYARLKAEAKAPYRGLRQFIYVGFGASGLIGAFVFLAQLLAGRNIESALPNLALQVGVVALMVGLFRWEQRANRRISGPK, encoded by the coding sequence ATGACAACTCCTAAATCAAAACTCAGTCCTGAAATCTATGCGCGTCTGAAAGCAGAAGCAAAAGCTCCCTATCGAGGTTTGCGACAGTTTATTTATGTTGGTTTTGGGGCTTCCGGTTTAATTGGTGCGTTTGTGTTCTTGGCCCAACTATTAGCGGGACGGAATATTGAATCGGCGTTACCGAACTTAGCCTTACAAGTGGGAGTGGTGGCTCTGATGGTGGGGTTGTTTCGTTGGGAACAACGGGCCAATCGTCGGATATCGGGCCCAAAGTAA
- a CDS encoding calcium-binding protein, with protein sequence MSQIAGTNPSTVLVETDSKGLVTLRAAVDGENNITGTANTVLILGNAQGGPLLAGAANPIEIAGDGGADSIVGSSGNDCLYGNLGLDTIYGLGGNDLIAGGADNDLLYGGDGNDNIFGDLGDDKVYGGAGNDTLAGDGDPALGGGNDLIDGGDGDDTIWGQQGNDSLYGGVGNDTIFGGKGDDIIAGGDGNDFITGDLGNDNLTGNAGSDTFRFNQVGSANADVVVDFTSGSDKISLDIRDIDPNVPNDTGGVFLSLGPTLEQNEFQVIANFNTGNIGTTTGLVYDSANGKLYFVTGGAAQEVATFVNNPTLTASDFELF encoded by the coding sequence ATGTCTCAGATAGCAGGAACCAATCCATCAACAGTGCTAGTAGAAACTGACTCTAAGGGGCTAGTTACTCTAAGAGCCGCAGTTGATGGAGAAAACAACATAACAGGAACCGCTAATACCGTCCTGATTTTGGGTAACGCTCAAGGCGGCCCTCTCCTAGCTGGTGCAGCAAACCCTATTGAAATTGCTGGTGATGGTGGGGCAGATTCCATTGTAGGTAGCAGTGGCAATGACTGCCTTTACGGTAACCTGGGACTTGACACCATCTATGGTTTGGGTGGAAATGACTTGATTGCCGGGGGTGCTGACAATGACCTGCTGTACGGTGGAGATGGAAATGATAACATCTTTGGTGATCTAGGAGATGATAAGGTCTACGGTGGCGCTGGTAATGACACGCTTGCGGGTGATGGTGACCCAGCCCTAGGCGGAGGAAATGACCTCATTGATGGCGGCGATGGCGATGACACCATCTGGGGTCAACAAGGCAATGACAGCCTTTATGGTGGAGTCGGAAACGACACCATCTTTGGTGGCAAAGGAGACGATATTATTGCGGGTGGAGACGGTAATGATTTCATTACTGGAGACCTAGGCAATGATAACTTAACGGGTAATGCCGGCAGTGACACATTCCGCTTTAACCAAGTTGGCAGTGCTAATGCTGACGTAGTAGTTGATTTTACATCGGGAAGTGACAAGATTTCCTTGGACATTCGTGATATTGATCCTAATGTGCCTAATGATACCGGCGGTGTGTTCCTATCTCTAGGTCCGACACTAGAGCAAAATGAATTCCAAGTGATTGCTAACTTCAATACTGGTAACATTGGCACTACGACTGGACTGGTTTATGACTCTGCCAACGGCAAGTTATACTTTGTCACGGGTGGTGCTGCCCAAGAAGTAGCTACATTTGTCAATAATCCTACTCTAACAGCCAGCGACTTTGAACTATTCTAA
- the ubiE gene encoding bifunctional demethylmenaquinone methyltransferase/2-methoxy-6-polyprenyl-1,4-benzoquinol methylase UbiE: protein MIKEHNRVQDIFNRIAPVYDQLNDGLSLGQHRVWKKMAVGWSGAKSGDTALDLCCGSGDLALLLAQQVGESGQVFGVDFSNCQLEIAKHRPQPFTIPSAAIAWVEADVLALPFADNTFDCATMGYGLRNVPDIPRSLQELYRVLKPGATATILDFHRPSSFLLRTFQQWYLDQIVVPAAEGLGFKEEYAYINPSLDKFPRGNEQVILAQEAGFSQATHYPIASGMMGVLVITKAH, encoded by the coding sequence ATCAAGGAACACAACCGCGTTCAAGACATCTTTAATCGCATCGCACCTGTCTATGATCAGTTAAATGATGGGTTAAGTTTGGGACAACATCGGGTTTGGAAAAAAATGGCAGTGGGCTGGAGTGGTGCAAAATCAGGAGATACAGCCCTAGATTTATGTTGTGGGAGTGGAGATTTAGCACTGCTATTAGCCCAACAGGTGGGAGAATCGGGACAGGTATTTGGAGTGGATTTTTCTAATTGTCAATTAGAAATTGCCAAACATCGACCTCAACCTTTTACCATTCCATCGGCTGCGATCGCTTGGGTAGAAGCGGATGTCTTAGCCTTACCCTTTGCCGATAATACCTTTGACTGTGCCACTATGGGGTATGGTTTGCGGAATGTTCCCGATATTCCTCGCAGTCTCCAAGAACTGTATCGAGTCCTTAAGCCGGGAGCAACGGCGACGATTTTGGATTTTCATCGTCCTTCGAGTTTCCTACTGCGTACCTTTCAACAATGGTATTTGGATCAAATTGTTGTTCCCGCCGCCGAAGGATTAGGTTTTAAAGAAGAATACGCTTATATTAACCCTAGTTTAGATAAATTTCCGAGGGGGAATGAACAAGTAATATTAGCCCAGGAAGCCGGATTTTCTCAAGCCACACATTACCCGATTGCAAGCGGTATGATGGGAGTATTAGTGATAACTAAAGCCCATTAA
- a CDS encoding DMT family transporter codes for MSIHSTSGRWRLGLGLALLTTFLWGILPLGLAIILQSLDVYTVTWFRFLIAFILLGGYLATRQQLPDIQKWRSMPWGLLAIATIFLAANYVLFLQGLALTSPTNAEVLIQLSPVLMGLGAIVFFKERYTGLQGLGLGVLTLGFSLFFHEQLRILVTASERYLLGSFIVGVASICWAIYALAQKQLLQQLPSTHIMGFIYGSCTILYLPVATPTAIFTLTPFQLFILFFCGLNTLIAYGAFAESLEHWEASRVSAVLALAPIITLIAVDLVALLFPLLIKPEHLTNLAIIGAILVVLGSMMIALGRRKTEGA; via the coding sequence ATGTCAATTCATTCAACATCAGGGCGGTGGCGGTTAGGATTAGGGTTGGCACTATTAACAACATTTTTATGGGGAATTTTACCATTAGGGTTAGCAATTATTTTACAAAGTTTAGATGTTTATACCGTTACTTGGTTTCGATTTTTAATTGCTTTTATCCTATTAGGAGGATATTTAGCCACTCGTCAACAACTCCCTGATATCCAAAAGTGGCGTTCAATGCCTTGGGGATTATTAGCAATTGCCACAATATTTTTAGCCGCTAACTATGTACTATTTTTACAAGGATTAGCGTTAACTTCCCCGACAAATGCAGAAGTTTTAATTCAACTGTCTCCTGTTTTAATGGGGTTAGGGGCGATTGTTTTCTTTAAAGAACGTTATACAGGATTACAAGGGTTAGGTTTAGGAGTTCTAACATTAGGTTTTAGTTTATTTTTCCATGAACAATTACGGATTTTAGTAACCGCATCTGAACGATATTTATTAGGAAGCTTTATTGTGGGAGTTGCATCTATTTGTTGGGCAATTTATGCTTTAGCTCAAAAACAATTATTACAACAACTTCCCTCTACTCATATTATGGGGTTTATTTATGGAAGCTGCACCATTTTATATTTACCCGTTGCGACACCAACAGCGATTTTTACTCTCACCCCCTTTCAACTATTCATTTTATTTTTTTGCGGACTCAATACATTAATCGCTTACGGTGCTTTTGCCGAATCTTTAGAACATTGGGAAGCATCCAGGGTGAGTGCAGTTTTAGCCTTAGCCCCAATTATAACATTAATTGCTGTTGATCTAGTTGCCCTATTATTTCCCCTATTAATCAAACCCGAACATTTAACAAATTTAGCAATTATAGGAGCAATTTTAGTTGTATTAGGTTCGATGATGATTGCATTAGGAAGAAGAAAAACTGAGGGTGCGTAA